CGCCGTGAGTCCTATCGCCAGGCTGGCGAGCAGCAGCAGGCTCAGGGAATGTGCAGCAGCCATCACCAGCAATGCAGCCACCAGCAAACCAGCCTTGATGAGGATGATATTGCGGCGGTCATGCTTGTCGCCCAGTGGAGCCAGCAGCAAGATGCCGAGTGCATAACCGAGTTGCGTGAGCGTGGGCACATAACCCACTGCGACATTGCTGATACCCAGGTCACTCGCCAATACGCCCAGCATGGGTTGACTGTAGTACAGCGACGCCACCGACAAGGCAGCGCCACAGGCCAGCAAAAATACCAGTGCAGGCGATGGTTGCTGATGTACCTGCGTATCTGTCGCCGGAGATATGGCAGTTATATGATTATGCGAATTTTGAATGGAAGACATGACTTTCTCTCTGCTTTAACTGATGTCTTGCAGTGTAAGACTCTCGCATTTCAAACGGTAGTGGCATGTCACGCAGATTTGTTATACATTTGACGTATGACCAAAACCCTGACCAGCCGCCCGGACAATTCTGCTACCGCCGCCCTCATGGCAGGCGCGGGCGATCGCATAGAGCTCATGCAGACCTTTGTACGCATCGTCGAGGCGGGCAATTTGTCCGCTGCTGCGGCGCAACTGGGCACGACCCAGCCCACGGTCAGCCGCCGCCTGCAATCGCTGGAACAATCCCTCGGTGTGCGCCTGTTGAACCGCTCCACCCACAGCATGCGCCTGACTGCAGATGGCGAACGCTGCTATGAACATGCCCGCAACCTGCTGGCAGGCTGGGCCGCCTTTGAGTCTGACCTGCGTGGCACCAATGACGAGCCTGAAGGCGTGCTGCGCGTCGTTGCACCGCATGCGTTTGGCCAGGAACGCCTGGTCAGACCGCTGGCAGACTACCTGCGGCGCTACCCGCGTGTGTCAGTAGAATGGCTGCTGCATGACGATACCTCGTTGCAGGATTTTATTTCTGAGGGCATAGACTGCGCCATACAGATAGGCGAGCTCAGAGATACCAACCTGGTCGCCATCAAACTGGCAGAGGTGCCACGCATCGTGGTGGCGGCACCATCCGTCCTGGCTGGCAGGCCCATGCCGCAACAAGCCATCGACCTGGTCGGCCTGCCGTGGCTGTCGCTGCGCACCTTTTACCGTAGCGAAGTATTCCTGCACCATGTACAAACCGGCGAAATCCAGCGCGTGGCCTTCACCCCGCGCCTGAGCACTGACAACCTGTATGCGCTGCGCATCGCCACGCTGGAAGGACTGGGTGTCGCCATCGGTTCTACCTGGATACTGGCCGACGACATCGCCGCCGGGCACCTGATACAACTGGCACCGCAATGGCAGGCCGCGCCACTGCCAGTGAATCTGGTTTATCCGTATGCCCGCTTTTACCCGGCGCGGCTGCGCAGGTTTATTGAAGTGATACGGGCTAGTGTGGCTACGGCTTTGCATGTATGAGCCAGCGCCCTTTATAATCGCAACCGGGAACGGTGGTGTAATGGAAGCATGTCTATCACCAAAGAAGAAGGCGCTGGTTCAAACCCGGCCCGTTCCCTTTCATTCCGTTGTCCCCAACAGTTTGCATTCTCCAACCTTCGCCAATATCGATGCATGAGCAAAACCAGCCTGCGGCTTTTTGAGCATGACGGGCGTATGCCCCGCTATAATCGCTAGCGGGAACGGTGGCGTAATGGAAGCGCACTTTCCAGCTAAGAAAGTGGTGTTGGTTCAAATCCAACCCGTTCCCATTTAATTCCACGGTTTCCACTAGCCCTCTCTCCTTCACTATTGACGCAGGCAAATCCTGTCTGTATTTTTTTGACCGTGTCAGGCAAGCTCCGCTATAATCGCCGCCGGGAGCGGTGGTGTAATGGAAGCGCATTTTCTTTGCAAGAAAAAGGTGTTGGTTCAAGCCCAACCTGTTCCCACTGATTTTTGCGTGGATGCGCAAGCGCATTTGACCAGTAAGGATAGCCGCCGTGGCATACACAGATGAAGAATTGAGCATCGCCTTGCGGGTACTGCACACCATTGCAAACGATCCATCGCAGATGGATGATCACCCGCAGTTCAAGACTCTGATTGCCAAAATCCAGAAAACAGCCAAGCGTGGCCACCGCCAGGCGCGCGCCAATGCAGCCAAAGAACAACTGCAACATGCACGCCTGCAGACTGGCCTGGTGCGTACGCAGCTTGCAGCATCATTGCCGCTGACGCTCAGCGACGCAACTGCCGGTACATTGCGTTCACAACGCTGCTATGTCTGCAAGCAGGGTTTTCAGCAACTGCATCATTTCTACCATTCCCTGTGTCCGGTGTGTGCGGACAAGAACTGGCAAAAACGGCACCAGCAGGCAGACTTGCGCGGGCGTTATGCGCTGGTCACTGGTGGCCGCATCAAGATAGGCTTTGAAACTGCCCTGCATCTGCTGCGCGCCGGAGCCCATGTCACGCTGACCACGCGTTTTCCACAGGACGCAGCAAAACGTTTTGCCGCCTTGCCGGACTATGGCGACTGGCAGGAGCGACTGAACATACAGGCACTGGACCTGCGCTGCATCCCCGATGTCGAACAATTCGCCGACAGGCTCAATGCAGAGCTGCCACACCTCGACGTCCTGATCAATAATGCGGCACAGACCATCAAGCGCCCAGGTGAATTCTATGCAGCACTGATGTCTGCCGAAGCAACCCCGTGGCTGCTGGAAGCCAGGCAACAATATCTGGGCAATCAGCCCGGCTATGCCGATTATTTTCCGCGGCATGAGGTCGATATGTATGGACAGGGGCTGGATAAACGGCCCGCCAACTCTTGGTCGCAACGGCTGCATGAAGTATCAACTTTTGAACTGCTGGAAGTGCAACTGGTGAATGCGGTAGCGCCCTTCATGCTGACTGCCCGCTTTAAACCAGCCTTGTTGCGTTCACCACATGCACGCCGCTTTGTGATCCAGGCATCGGCCATGGAAGGACAGTTCAACCGCGACAGCAAGACAGAATTTCATCCGCACACCAATATGGCCAAGGCAGCGCTGAATATGATGGTGCGTACCAGCGCTCAGGACTGGGCCCGCGATGGCATCTTTATGAATGCCGTGGATACCGGCTGGATTACCGATGAAAAGCCCTATCCGCAAGCCATGCATGTGCGGCAGACCCAGGATTTTTACACGCCACTGGACGTGACGGATGGCATGGCGCGCCTGCTCGATCCTGTCATCCGTGGCGTCAATGAAACGGAGGCACCGCTTTACGGCCATTTCCTCAAGGACTTTGAACCCTATGCATGGTGATACTGCTCAAGCATCTCTTGCATTGCCTGGTGATGCAATCACGGCTGTCCAGTGTCCGGCACACCGCGTCAGTATCACGCCTTGTGATGCTGACGAGCTTGATCCCTTGCTGCAGCACCTGAGCGCCAATCTTGCTGCCCACAGCGACCAGCAATTCCCCCGTGGCACGCTGACCGCCGATGGCCGTCTGGATTTATGCAAGCAAAGCCTGGGAACCAGCCACTGCCTGGCGATCACAAAGGCATTGCAAGACAATACCCGCGTCCGCAGCCTCATGCTGGGCACCGATGCAATAGGCGATGCTGGTGCGGCAGCGGTGGCTGGCCTGGCCAGCATCAATCCTCAGCTTGAGGTTCTTTACCTGGGTTGCAATAATATCGGCCCGACAGGAGCACATGCGCTGGGCACGACGCTGGCAGATGGCGCACAAAACATTAGCGGCCTGTGGCTCAAGCGTAATCCACTAGGCCCGGATGGCGCAACAAGCATTGCCGGCATGTTACGCAGCAACCAGCACTTGCGCGTGCTGGACATGGTCAATACCGATTTGCGTGCAGAAGGCGTGCGCGCCATCGTTGATGCCCTGTGCAGTGATAACAAGAACCTGCAAAGCCTTTACCTCAGCGGCAACGGTCTGAACGCAGCAAGCGCAAACGACCTGGCACGCCTGCTGCGCGAAGCGCCACATCTCAAGGCACTCTACCTTAGCGTCAACCGTCTAGGTGATACAGGTGCAACATGCATCGCCGATGCGCTGTGCCACAACCACAGCCTGCAAACCCTGGAACTGGCAAGCAATGGCATAGGCACACAGGGAGCATCTGCTCTGCTGGACGCAGCCCGGCATTCTTCATTGCAAAACCTGAATCTTGGCTACGCACCATCCACCAGGGTGCTGGGTGCACAGGCCAATCACATGGGAGATGAGGGTGCGCTACACGCCGTGGAGTTGATCAACACCTCTGCGACATTGCGCAGGCTTAACCTGACCCGCAATAACATCACGGCTCAGGGAAATGCGGCAGTCATAGATGCTGCGCTACGCAATGGCGAGCTTATCCAACTGACACTTGATGGCCGCCATCCAGATGATCTCGCTGCTCAATTAAAACATAATCAGGCTTTATCTGGTAGAAGCGATACACTGGGTCAGGCGATGATCAAGAGTGTTTATCGATAAAAAATCTACAGGTACAACAAAAGAAATTCTTCTGTTTAAACGAATATGCGGTGAACCATGTTGCCCAATTTTTATATCTGTACCAGTTGCAATGAAAAACTCTTCTTGCCGTTTCGCGAGGCTTATTACTACCTTGGCTCAAGCACCATGGGGCAATTGATAAGGAATGAAGACTTGTTCGCGATACCAGTCCGCCCAGCCTGGTGCAAGACCTGTTCGAACCTGTGTATAGCCGAGGATATTGCCAGCTTGCGTGATTTTGAAAATGCCTTTGGTGCGGTACGCAGTGGCAAGGCAGTGGAATATCCGCTGGAAACAGAGCACATGAATAAGGAGCTGGCGATCCATGAAATCCAGAGCTATCTGCGCTGGAGAATGTCGCGTCAGCAGAAACCAAGAGCGTTGTGCTGCGGTAGCCATGATTTCTTATACACCGACGTGGAGCAACCTCTATTCAAGCACGCGGGCTGCGACTTTGGCAGCATGGAGCCACGGTGCATTTTCCCGGGTGCACATAGCTGGCACGGCCCCGGCATATCCAGCCCTGCCGATATCCGCATATATGATGCTGAGGGCGAACTGAAGGGTAAGCTAACCTGGCGCAAGCGTGAAGAGAATGCATGGGATACAGAAAAATTGACGTATCCGGTTCAGCCTGAAGAATAAGGACTGTCAGTCAGTAGGGTGCGCCATGCGCACCACTCTCAAAAAAACATCAAAGAAAATTCATAAGAAACGGTACGCACGGCGTACTCTACCACGAATATTAAACTGAGCCGCTGGCTCACTATTCTGGTGTTGACTCATTTCTTCACCGACACAGCTTCCTTGATCAGGGTCTCCAGCACCTTTATATTCACATCATTTAATTTCCGTATATACAGGCAGCCTTTGCCGGATTTGGTTTTACCGAGTTCAGACAATAATTGCGCATGGTTGGGTGCGGCATTGAGGCCATACAGGCTGATGTCACCCTTGCGGGATGCAAAGCCGATGAGGCACATATCGCCTTCGCGGCCGCTCTCATAGACATAGTGGTAGTTGCCAAAGCCGACGATGCTGCCCCACATGACGGCGGGCTGTTTGCTGGCCCTGGACATGAGCTTGATCAATATTGCGCAGTCATTGCGGCGCGTCTCGTCCTGTATCGCGGCGAGATAATCATCTACGCTGGAGTCTGTTGCTTTGGTTTTGTTTTCAGCCATGACATTCCCCATCTTTGGGTAGAAAGTGAATCGGCAACGTAATCATGATAGCAGGGACTTGGCCGCACGCAGATCAAATTAAAGGCGGCATTGTCAGTGGCTTGCAAATCCGTCTATACTCAGTGACAGACCCCATACTGAGAGGTAGCAGATTATGATTTCCCGTCGCCAATTTGCCTTGTCCTTGTCCGCATTTGCCCTCTCACCTCTCAGTGTGCATGTGCATGCTGCCGTCAGGAAAACACCCTCGCCCTTGCTGCCACCGCTGGCACGCGAAGAGCCGGTGACCGACAGCTTGTGGGGCAAGAGCATCGTTGATCCTTACCGCTGGATGGAACAAAAGCCGGACACTGCCGAATTCACTAACTACCTTAAAGCGCAAGGCGCTTTTGCAAGGCAAGTGCTGGACAAGTTGCCAGGGCGACGAGCGATAGAAGCATCTCTGCAACGATTCAGTGCAGCAACAACTACGCTGGCGATACGGCAAGTCACGAGTACCCAACTGATTTTTGCGCGCCGCTCGCCAGACCAGCAGGTACTCAAGATTTATGCTGCCCCACACGCGGGTGGTGCAGAACGCCTGTTGATTGATCCCGAAGCCGGTAACAAGGGTGGCCCGGGTGGCCAAGGTGGTCAACCCAGGCGCGTGACCGAAGTGCTGATGTCTCCTGACAACAAGCATCTGGCTTACGCTATCGACAAGGGTGGTGATGAGATGCATGAGTTGCATGTGCTGACACTGGATAGTGGCAAGGACGTGCTGATTACCCGTTTGAATGGCATACCGGCAAGCTGGCTGCCCGATTCCAGCGGCCTGTTTTATGCACGCCTGCGCGACGGTGCAGTCAAGGGCAAAGTCGATTTCTCCTTCGACACGGCAACATGGCTGCACAAAATGGATAAAGACCCTGTGCAAGACACACTGGCCTTCCGCTGGTCAGATGGCCCGGCCATGGGCCAGACAGAACGTGAAATGCCTGTCGTGCATGTGAATACCGCCAGTGACTGGGCACTGGGTGCTATCTATAGCAATGGTGAATGGCCGGCCTATGGCATGGTCGCACGTCTCAATGATCTGCTGGCAGGCAAACCCGGCTGGGCAGAAGTGTTCCGCAAGGACGATATCGCGACCCACGCACTGACCGTGGGTGACGATGTGTATGTACTGGCCAAAGGCAAGTCTGAGCGTGGTGAAGTGTTTAAGGTCAGCCTGCGCGAGGCAGATAAGGGCAAGCGTGTCGTGGTGGTGCCACAAGGCGATTATGTCATCGACAGCCTGAGCCTGGCAAAAGATGGTTTATACATCCATGAGCTGCGTGGCCAGGTCGGTGCCTTGCGGCGTTACAGCTTTGCCACAGGCAAGGTGGAGGATGTAAAACTGCCTTTGACAGGTGCGGTATGGAATATACAATGCCACCCGGCCATAGAAGGTGCCTGGTTTGGCATGGACGACCTGACCTGGTCGGCCCGCACTCTGCAAACCGGCCCCAATCTGGTCGCCAAAGACACGGGCCTGACACCGAAGGCAGCATTTGACACATCTTCGTTCCTGACTACGCGCCAGGACATCAAGGCGCGTGACGGAACGGCTGTACCGGTAGAAATACTGCACAAGAACAATACCAAACTGAATGGCAAGAACCCTCTGCTGATTATTGCCTATGGTGCTTACGGCATCATACTTGACCCTGGCTTCCAGGGTTCCATGCTGGCTTTTCTGGACCAGGGTGGCGTGATTGTCTACGCCCATGTGCGCGGTGGTGGCGAGAAGGGCGAGACCTGGCACACTGCCGGGCAAAAAGCCAATAAGCCAAATACCTGGCGCGACGTGATTGATGTGGCAGAAGCAATGATTAAAGACGGCTGGACTGCACGCGGCAAGCTCGCTGTATGGGGTACCTCTGCCGGCGGCATCATGGTGGGCCGCGCCATCACTGAAAGACCAGACCTGTTTGCCGTGGCAATCGGTGAAGTCGGGGTATTCAATACCCTGCGCTTTGAGCTGACATCGAATGGCCCTGGCAATGATGAAGAGTTTGGTACGGTCAAAAAAGAAGATGAATTCCGCGCCCTGCTGGAGATGGATGCCTATCACCATGTACAAGCTGAAACCAGCTACCCGGCAACGCTGCTGATGACGGGCGCCAACGACATGCGGGTAGAACCCTGGCAAATCGCCAAGATGGCTGCCCGCATGCAAAAAAATTATGATCCCAAGCGCCCGGTATTGATGCGGGTTGATTATGATTCAGGGCATTATTCCACGACCAAGAAAATCGGCATTGCCAAGCATCTGGATATGTTTTCTTTTATTCTTGCGTATACACGGGCTTGATATTTCCAGAATTAAAATCCGGTCATCGCATGCATGGTGGCCGGTTTTCCCTCTCATTTTTTAAGGTGATTAATTTATTTTGAACGACCGTAAATCAAGCACAACTCCAGACGCAAATTCAAACACCATCATCAAATTCTACTCAGTAGAAGATGAGTTTGGAGAGTTCTCCAACTTCGCACGCTATTCCATCTCCATCAAGGGAAAAACCTGGCCCACTTCTGAACATTATTTCCAGGCGCAAAAATTTGTAGATGCGGCATATCGCGAAAAGATACGCAAGGCCAATACACCAGCCATTGCGGCCCGCCTGGGACGAGCACGCACAGAAAAATTACGCCCGGATTGGGAGTCAGTCAAAGTACAGGTCATGCGGGATGCGCTGATGGCAAAGTTCCAGCAGCATGCCGATTTAAAAGCCTTGCTGTTAAGTACAGGCGCTGCAAAACTGGTTGAAGACACCAGCGACGATGACTATTGGGGCTGTGGCAGTGATGGGCGTGGCAAGAATATGCTGGGCAGGATATTGATGGAGATACGTGCGACATTAACGCAATAATAAGCACAATAATAAGAAGGATAATAAAGATGGAGATTTATCGAAATTTGAGGCATTAATCTTTGGTGGGATAGTCTCAGATGTAGATAAAATTCCTATTACTTTTGATGGACTCGATCAAGTTATTAATTTGCTGAAAGTAGGAAAAGATAAACCCTAGTATTCATCTCAAATCCAGCTGGACCGAATGTACTTAATTGGAACTCCATTATCAGAGTAATCACATAGAAACCAAAAATGTGTTGCCACTTATCAAGCGTCAACTAAAGTCAATGAATTGCAGATTACGAGGCGTGCTACAACGCAACATGCAGCAATAAGGCTGGCACGAACAGGCGCAAGCTTTATTGCTCCCTGGCCGGATTCCACACGACCTCCCACAGATGCCCGTCAGGGTCCTGGAAGTAGCCCGAGTAGCCACCCCAGAAATTATCATGCGCAGGCTTGACGATCCTGGCCCCGGCTGAGTCAGCTTTTGCCATGACGGCATCCACCTCTGCTTTTGATGTCACATTGTGACCCAGCGTCATTTCTGTTGCGCTTGCGGTTTGCACTGCAATGCCAGTGTCCTCTGCAATACTCTTGCGTGGCCACAGGGCGAGGCGCAAACCCGCTTGTAGCTGAATGAATACCACGGCACCGTATTCAAATTCTTTACCGATGATACCTTCTGTGGCAAAGCCCAAACCATCGCGATAAAAATGCAAGGATGCTTCCAGGTCATCGACACCCAGGGTGATGACGGTGATTTGTGGTTTCATGGCAGACCTTTATTGGAAGGTTTGTCAGAAGCGGTTATTGTCAACATTTATTGTAAGCAGCGACTCATCAAGCAAATGCCATAAATTCTTCAGCAAAACACGATGGCAGTCTTGTGCTCCAGACTAAGGCGAGCTGCTTCAAACAGCGTGATCCATGTTTCCAGCTCACGGTAGCAGGCACCTTCTTTTTCGGCTTGTTCTTGTATGCGTGCCACTTCGGCATCTGACAATTGCCCGTTGTCGAGTTGTATGCCCAGCGCCGGTGCAATCAGTACCAGCTCGTCCATCAGGCGGTAAGAGGAGCCGAGCATGCCGCCTGGCAAACCGGCCTCTTCACTGTCGAACAGAACTTCATCAAAATCGACAGGCACATAATAACCTTCTGCATCTGAATGACAGATCAAATGGCTAGCAAGATTGTCATATTCTGCCTGCAATGCCTCGTCCTGGCCCGGGTCTTCATTGTCTGCCAGCGGTGTTGCAAGCCATGCAGGGTCTGCCTTGCGGTGCGCATAAGCACGGCGCAGATAATGCAGGAAGGAATAGGGGAAACCATCAAGCTGCGCACGGGATTCCAATGCAGGCAAAGACCTGGGTTCTACGTGCGCAGGTAAACCGGCTTGTGCCAGCACGGTGTTAATTGCCGCAAAATCCTCCTGTGACCATTCAAGCTCTTCATCATCGCAATCTGCCAGAGTGCCTATGCTGATACCCAGTCCCATTACTTTCTCCTGTTAGCGCACTATACGGTGCAAAGACGCATTGCCTGAAAACCGCAATGGTAGCTGCTCAATTGAGCAGATGCAACGTAAAAAAACCAGAAATGCATGGCGGCATATCTGGTTCTTTTTTGAATGACACAGACCTCAATATCAAGGCGTGCGTACCGTCACAATCTTGACGGGATGCTGCATTCTCTCGGCATGGGCCTTCACATAGGCCTGCCATTTTTCATTGCTATTGTAGGGGCTGGCCCTGTCCCAGGCTGCTCCTACGTAATAGCGCAGGGGCTTGCCTGATGCGACTGTGGCGACGATGAGATCATTGAGCTTGTCTTCTGCATAGCCCTCTGCCGTTGGCAAGATAATGGCCGTGCCTATCGAGCCATTGCTGGCCTGATCTACCCATTGGGTGATGGATGGCGTAGCCTGGTTTTTGCTGAGTTTGATGACGGGGTTCTGGCCCTTGTCTGTCGGCGACTTGTTCAGGCCAAGAGCAACCTTCAGTTGTGCCGGGCCACTGAAAGTGAATGTGCTTTCCATCTGGTCAAACAAATGACCTGCATCAACGGTGAAACGTTTGACTTCAGACACTTTGACACCCGCCGCATCCCAATTATCGTAATTGAGTTCAAACACGGTGCGTATGGGGCCGTTGGCGATGATTTTCCAGGTAGCGTAGTTTGCACTGGTATAGAGGGTCTGGCCATCCCAGATGCCGGTGCCGCCACAGCCGCGTGAACGGCCGACATTGTACATGTCCATGCCCTCGCCTTCATCCTTGTGGTAATGGTCATGGCCCTTGTTGTACCAGCGATCGACGATGGGGTAGGTCACGCGCTTGAACCAGATGTCGAGTCCGCTGCTGCGCAAGACTTCTTTATTGCTGCCCGCCGGTGCGGGTGCTTCCAGTGCCGGGCCATAGGTGCGGTGGCCTATCCTGTCATTCTCCCAGGCGAAGTCGTCCAGGCGTTCTGGTATGTAGCGGGCAAAGGCCCTGGTTTCAAATACCGGTATCAGGGTATCGATTTTTTCTACGCTGAAGACGGCCTGTTTTTCACCGGGCGCAAAATCATACTGGAAAATCAGTTCGCCATAAGCAATGCCCTCACCCTTGGGGTCTTTCGACAGGGGCGCAACATTGGTGACCTGGTGCGCCAGCACTTTGCCTTTGGCATCCTTAACGGCAATGCGTTGTATCAGCGCACCGGGCAAGGCCTTGTTGACTTCTGACCACGGCAGCGTAATGGTTTCGGACGGGCGTGCGGCCTCAAGATCATGGCTGACCTGGATAGTGAGCTTGTCGGCAGCGTTGGCCGCTCCCGCACCAAACAGGCTGAGCAATACAAACGGAAGTATCTGATAGCGCAGAGAGAGATGCAGAGTCTGTTTCATGACGATGGATTTCATTGTTGGTGTCCTGTTGGTATCCATAAGATGTAAGGCATCAATGGTGTTCGCGATAATCTGTCTTGCTGTTTCCAGCAGGCAGATAGTGGTAAGTGCGTACCTTGTGCTGGATTTCAATTACCGGATTTTTCAACAATTTGATCATTTCAGCACCAGCCAGCAGCATGGGGCCATAGCCATGCAGGGCATCAACACTGGTGGGGCGGTTGTAGTAATACACCTGATCACTCGCAAAGGTGGTGCCTACGCAAGTGCCTTCAACCTGGCCTTTGGCATTGATGCGCGGGTACAGGGCATTCCAGCCAGCCTGGGCGATCGAGCCATAAGTCGTCGGGCTGATCCAGCCCTGGTTGATTGCATGGGCAAACACATACACATACATGGCGCTGGCCGAGGTCTCAAGGTAAGAGTCATTGCGGTCCAGCATCTGGTGCCACAGGCCCTGGCCAGACTGCAACTCGGCTACGCCATTCAGAGTGGCACGCAGTTGCGCCAGTACCTTTGGATAACCCGGATGATCCTTGGGCAGCACATCGAGCAGATCAGACATAGTCAGTACTGCCCAGCCATTAGCGCGCGCCCAGTAAAAACGCGGCGCGTCAGGATTATTCGCATTCCAGCCGTGGGTGTAAATATTCGCCTGCTTGTTGAACATATAGGCAGACATCTGCAGTACGTTTTTGACAGCATCATCAAAGTGGCTGCGGTCTTTGGTGTAATGCCCTATTTCACCAAGCGGCATGACACCCATATACATATCATCTGCCCACAAGGAAGATGCCTGCGGGCGTTTTCTGGCGAGCGTACCGTCAGCCAGCCTGTACTGCTGTTTGGCGACGAAATTGCTGCACACCTTGATCATGTTACTGAGGTCAGGCCCGATATTGGCAAACCTGGCCCTGATCAGTGCCGCGCACATGGAGCCACTATCGTCGAGCGAGCGTGGGTCCAGGAAGCGGGCAAAGCTGTTGGCGCGCTCTAGGTGAAACTGTTTTTCCTGCGCATCAAAATAAGGCATGGTCTTGGCAAAAAACTGAAAATGGCGTTCTGTCATGGCGGTGAATTTTTTGTCGCCCGTGACTTCTGCTGCCTTCATCAGACCTGCATGCACGACACCCATTTCATAGACCAGGATGCCAAAGTCCCCCTTGCTTGGCTCAAAAATCGCATCGGCAACCGGTGGCTTGCTAAAGTCAGTGATTTCGGCACCCGTATTCTTCTGGATCACGCGGGTAGGCGTGACTGATTCCATATAGGCGCGTATGCGGTGCAGGGCTTCGGTGATTTCTGCCACTTCCGGCTTTTGGTAAGGCACGGGATAAGTACCCTCGCCTGTATCCTTGAGGTCTTTATTGTCCCTGTTACGGTAGCCGCCGTCGGCATAGGCCGTGCCACACAAAAACAAGGATGCGATGACCATGGTCAATAAGTTTTTAACAAGGGTAGAACTTGGTTTCATGTGCGCCCGCCTGGAAGATTTGTTGGTTTGTCTCGTTTGCGTTTTTATTGAATTCATTACCTGAAGCGATATTATTGCTCTCAATTGGTCAGACCATTCTAAATTGGTCTGTCCAATAATGCAATGTGGACTAGCCGCTTATTCTATGATTATGCGATAATTCTTGCGCCTGCCTGCGGCAGGCAGGCAGCAATATTAATAGAAATACATGAAGGAGCAGCGCTTGAAGCCAGCCATCATCACCTTGTTTGCTTCTGTATGCATGGCAGCAAGCCTGCTCACAGCATGCGCAAAACCTGCCCAGCCAGCGCCTGCAGACAATGCCTATACAGCCGAGAACACCTATAAAAAGCTGGTGGTGGCATATCCATATATCCACATCGCCAGCAAACAGCCGCCTGCAACTGTCAGGGTCTTGCGCAATATCAGCTATGTCAGCAATCAGGGCCAAGCCCTGCAACTGGATGTGTTCATGCCAGCCCGCAGCAGTAGCAGCAACCCAGCCTTGCCT
This is a stretch of genomic DNA from Undibacterium sp. KW1. It encodes these proteins:
- a CDS encoding DUF4861 family protein; protein product: MKSIVMKQTLHLSLRYQILPFVLLSLFGAGAANAADKLTIQVSHDLEAARPSETITLPWSEVNKALPGALIQRIAVKDAKGKVLAHQVTNVAPLSKDPKGEGIAYGELIFQYDFAPGEKQAVFSVEKIDTLIPVFETRAFARYIPERLDDFAWENDRIGHRTYGPALEAPAPAGSNKEVLRSSGLDIWFKRVTYPIVDRWYNKGHDHYHKDEGEGMDMYNVGRSRGCGGTGIWDGQTLYTSANYATWKIIANGPIRTVFELNYDNWDAAGVKVSEVKRFTVDAGHLFDQMESTFTFSGPAQLKVALGLNKSPTDKGQNPVIKLSKNQATPSITQWVDQASNGSIGTAIILPTAEGYAEDKLNDLIVATVASGKPLRYYVGAAWDRASPYNSNEKWQAYVKAHAERMQHPVKIVTVRTP
- a CDS encoding glycoside hydrolase family 105 protein encodes the protein MKPSSTLVKNLLTMVIASLFLCGTAYADGGYRNRDNKDLKDTGEGTYPVPYQKPEVAEITEALHRIRAYMESVTPTRVIQKNTGAEITDFSKPPVADAIFEPSKGDFGILVYEMGVVHAGLMKAAEVTGDKKFTAMTERHFQFFAKTMPYFDAQEKQFHLERANSFARFLDPRSLDDSGSMCAALIRARFANIGPDLSNMIKVCSNFVAKQQYRLADGTLARKRPQASSLWADDMYMGVMPLGEIGHYTKDRSHFDDAVKNVLQMSAYMFNKQANIYTHGWNANNPDAPRFYWARANGWAVLTMSDLLDVLPKDHPGYPKVLAQLRATLNGVAELQSGQGLWHQMLDRNDSYLETSASAMYVYVFAHAINQGWISPTTYGSIAQAGWNALYPRINAKGQVEGTCVGTTFASDQVYYYNRPTSVDALHGYGPMLLAGAEMIKLLKNPVIEIQHKVRTYHYLPAGNSKTDYREHH